Proteins encoded in a region of the Podarcis muralis chromosome 2, rPodMur119.hap1.1, whole genome shotgun sequence genome:
- the PYCR1 gene encoding pyrroline-5-carboxylate reductase 1, mitochondrial: MSVGFIGAGQLAFSLARGFTAAGVLAAHKITASSPDTDLPTVSGLRKMGVNFTLSNKETVKNSDVLFLAVKPPIIPFILDEIGSDIEDRHIVVSCAAGVTISSIEKKLSAFCPTPKVIRCMTNTPVIVREGATVYATGTHADVEDGKLLEQLMASVGFCTEVEEDLIDAVTGLSGSGPAYAFTALDALADGGVKMGLPRRLAVRLGAQALLGAAKMLLDSEQHPGQLKDNVCSPGGATIYALHFLESGGFRSLLINAVEASCIRTRELQCLADQETVSPAAVKKTLMDKVKLESSSANKVSLFSKKNPGSKKQ; encoded by the exons ATGAGTGTGGGATTCATCGGCGCGGGGCAGCTTGCCTTCTCCCTGGCTAGGGGTTTCACCGCAGCAG GAGTTTTGGCTGCTCACAAGATAACAGCAAGTTCGCCAGACACTGATCTCCCTACTGTATCAGGGTTGAGG AAAATGGGTGTGAATTTCACTCTAAGCAACAAAGAGACGGTTAAAAACAGTGACGTCCTGTTTCTGGCAGTGAAACCTCCCATAATTCCATTCATCCTGGATGAGATTGGCTCAGATATAGAGGATCGGCACATTGTGGTCTCATGCGCTGCTGGGGTCACGATCAGCTCTATTGAAAAG AAACtttctgccttctgccccaccccaaAAGTGATCAGGTGCATGACCAACACACCTGTGATTGTAAGAGAAGGAGCTACTGTCTACGCTACGGGGACCCATGCTGACGTAGAGGATGGAAAGCTCTTGGAACAACTGATGGCTAGTGTGGGCTTCTGCACTGAAGTGGAAGAAGACTTGATAGATGCTGTCACTGGACTCAGTGGCAGTGGACCTGCTTAT GCATTCACAGCCCTGGATGCCCTGGCAGATGGAGGCGTGAAGATGGGCCTTCCTCGCAGGCTAGCCGTCCGGCTGGGAGCTCAAGCTTTGCTG GGAGCTGccaagatgctgttggattcaGAGCAGCACCCCGGACAGCTGAAGGACAATGTTTGCTCACCTGGGGGTGCTACCATCTACGCCCTGCACTTCTTGGAGAGTGGTGGCTTCCGTTCACTCCTCATCAATGCTGTGGAGGCATCCTGCATCAGGACAAG GGAACTACAATGCTTGGCTGACCAGGAGACGGTCTCCCCGGCCGCTGTTAAGAAGACCTTAATGGATAAAGTGAAACTGGAGTCTTCCTCTGCCAACAAGGTCAGCTTATTCAGCAAAAAGAATCCTGGCAGCAAGAAGCAATGA
- the MYADML2 gene encoding myeloid-associated differentiation marker-like protein 2 isoform X2 yields MESSRGTHLNMAAVASRVGAARLLQAAFGCTTFSLVAHRGGFSAAYGTFCMSVWCFCFAVTVFIVTCEFTRLHSCLSISWGNFTAAFAMLATLMSITAAVIYPLYVEFGCHSNGCEARDFRISASVFAGLLFFAYAAEVFLTRAKPGQVTSYMATVSGLLKIVQAFVACIIFGALVNGSQYDRYVATQWCVAVYSFCFVVTVVVVALSVTGKTAMLKCPFERFVVVYTFVAVLMYLSAAVIWPVFCFDPLLAW; encoded by the exons ATGGAGAGCTCAAGAGGGACACACCTCAACATGGCTGCTGTGGCATCTCGTGTTGGAGCTGCCCGGTTGCTGCAGGCAGCCTTTGGATGTACCACGTTCAGCCTTGTGGCCCACCGAGGAGGGTTCAGTGCAGCctatggcaccttctgcatgtccGTCTGGTGCTTCTGCTTCGCAGTCACCGTCTTTATCGTCACCTGCGAGTTCACGCGCCTCCACAGCTGCCTGAGCATCTCTTGGGGGAATTTCACCGCCGCCTTCGCCATGCTTGCCACCCTCATGTCCATCACAGCTGCCGTGATCTATCCGCTTTACGTCGAGTTTGGCTGCCATTCCAACGGGTGCGAGGCGAGAGATTTCCGCATCTCGGCCAGTGTTTTCGCAGGGCTTCTGTTTTTCGCCTACGCCGCGGAAGTATTCCTCACGAGGGCCAAGCCGGGACAGGTGACCAGCTACATGGCCACCGTTTCTGGCCTCCTGAAAATTGTCCAGGCTTTCGTAGCTTGCATCATATTTGGGGCTCTGGTGAACGGCAGCCAATACGACCGGTACGTGGCAACCCAGTGGTGCGTGGCTGTCTACAGCTTCTGCTTTGTGgtgacagtggtggtggtggcccTCAGTGTCACGGGAAAGACAGCCATGCTGAAGTGCCCCTTTGAGCGCTTTGTGGTTGTTTACACTTTTGTGGCTGTCCTGATGTACTTGAGCGCTGCAGTGATCTGGCCAGTGTTCTGCTTTGACC cACTTCTAGCCTGGTAG
- the MYADML2 gene encoding myeloid-associated differentiation marker-like protein 2 isoform X1 encodes MESSRGTHLNMAAVASRVGAARLLQAAFGCTTFSLVAHRGGFSAAYGTFCMSVWCFCFAVTVFIVTCEFTRLHSCLSISWGNFTAAFAMLATLMSITAAVIYPLYVEFGCHSNGCEARDFRISASVFAGLLFFAYAAEVFLTRAKPGQVTSYMATVSGLLKIVQAFVACIIFGALVNGSQYDRYVATQWCVAVYSFCFVVTVVVVALSVTGKTAMLKCPFERFVVVYTFVAVLMYLSAAVIWPVFCFDRKYGSPHRPYQCSRGKCPWDSQVVIAVFTCVNLVLYIVDLAYSQRIRFVSHP; translated from the coding sequence ATGGAGAGCTCAAGAGGGACACACCTCAACATGGCTGCTGTGGCATCTCGTGTTGGAGCTGCCCGGTTGCTGCAGGCAGCCTTTGGATGTACCACGTTCAGCCTTGTGGCCCACCGAGGAGGGTTCAGTGCAGCctatggcaccttctgcatgtccGTCTGGTGCTTCTGCTTCGCAGTCACCGTCTTTATCGTCACCTGCGAGTTCACGCGCCTCCACAGCTGCCTGAGCATCTCTTGGGGGAATTTCACCGCCGCCTTCGCCATGCTTGCCACCCTCATGTCCATCACAGCTGCCGTGATCTATCCGCTTTACGTCGAGTTTGGCTGCCATTCCAACGGGTGCGAGGCGAGAGATTTCCGCATCTCGGCCAGTGTTTTCGCAGGGCTTCTGTTTTTCGCCTACGCCGCGGAAGTATTCCTCACGAGGGCCAAGCCGGGACAGGTGACCAGCTACATGGCCACCGTTTCTGGCCTCCTGAAAATTGTCCAGGCTTTCGTAGCTTGCATCATATTTGGGGCTCTGGTGAACGGCAGCCAATACGACCGGTACGTGGCAACCCAGTGGTGCGTGGCTGTCTACAGCTTCTGCTTTGTGgtgacagtggtggtggtggcccTCAGTGTCACGGGAAAGACAGCCATGCTGAAGTGCCCCTTTGAGCGCTTTGTGGTTGTTTACACTTTTGTGGCTGTCCTGATGTACTTGAGCGCTGCAGTGATCTGGCCAGTGTTCTGCTTTGACCGTAAGTACGGCTCCCCACACCGCCCTTACCAATGCTCCAGAGGCAAGTGCCCCTGGGACAGCCAGGTGGTCATTGCAGTGTTCACGTGTGTGAACCTGGTGCTTTACATTGTGGACTTAGCCTACTCACAACGCATCCGCTTCGTCTCACACCCCTAG